The window CAGGGTGCTTTTTTAGTAATTGCAGCCACGAACGAACGTCATGTAAACGAGGCAGTTGCAGAAGAAGCCGGACATCTTGGCATTCTAGTGAACGTAGTAGACACACCTTCGCTTTGCAATTTCTTTGTGCCGGCAACCGTTAAAAGAGGCGACCTCATCATAAGCGTATCAACTTCGGGGAAAAGTCCGGCTCTTGCCAAGCATATTAGAGAGAAATTAGAGACTGAGTTTGGACCGGAGTTTGGCATGCTTGCCGACCTGCTTGGCGCTATTCGTGAGAAGGTTAAGGCGAAATATTCAAACCAGCACGACAGAAATTCTGCTTACGAACGGATAATCAATTCAAATGTACTGGCGCTTCTCGCCGAAGGCAGGTCGGAAGAAGCATTGGAGGTTGCGATAAAGTGCATCTAATGGTCGTCGGCCTGAGCCACAAGACTGCGCCGATTGAGCTGCGGGAAAAATTGTTTTTTTCAGAGCAACAGCTTCCGACCATTCTTGCCAATTTAAAGGATTCAACTGCCATTTCCGAGTGCGCCATTCTTTCAACATGCAATCGTACTGAGGTTTACATTTGCGCGTCTGATCCCGGTGCCG is drawn from Armatimonadota bacterium and contains these coding sequences:
- a CDS encoding bifunctional precorrin-2 dehydrogenase/sirohydrochlorin ferrochelatase, with the translated sequence MAYYPINLDLQNKKCIVVGGGAVAERKVISLLEFGGRIVVIAPELTPALKQLAKQGKVEHVSAEYQPGILQGAFLVIAATNERHVNEAVAEEAGHLGILVNVVDTPSLCNFFVPATVKRGDLIISVSTSGKSPALAKHIREKLETEFGPEFGMLADLLGAIREKVKAKYSNQHDRNSAYERIINSNVLALLAEGRSEEALEVAIKCI